The following are encoded together in the Armatimonadota bacterium genome:
- a CDS encoding cryptochrome/photolyase family protein, translating to MIPHAPAPLRNLVIVLGDQLSLASPALDGFDRSRDAVWMAEASGEAVHVWSHKARIALFLSAMRHFRDSLRARDIMVRYSDLTDPDNTGTLSGELRRAIEDLRPRCVVMAEPGEWRVREELLAAVREAGVDLQVRPDRHFICSLDDFNRHAEGRKQLRMEYFYREVRRRTGALMEGDGPRGGQWNFDTENRSAFGESGPENVPDPLGFPPDETTRDVIRLVTQRFSDHPGSLHRFDWPVTPDQASAALQDFVANRLSFFGPYQDAMWTGQPCLYHSRLSAAMNLKLLDPREAVAAAENALDAGAADLPSVEGFIRQIIGWREYVRGIYWRFMPGYLDRNALNAEAPLPRFYWTGDTEMACLREVIGQTLEYGYAHHIQRLMVTGLFALLLGVEPRRVHEWYLAIYVDAVEWVELPNVYGMSQYADGGLMASKPYAASGKYIQHMSNYCKTCRYRPGERTGEDACPFTTLYWDFLLRNGPALKENPRMALQLRNAARLPQDVSRAIRSRADELRRRML from the coding sequence ATGATCCCCCATGCCCCCGCGCCCTTGCGTAACCTGGTGATCGTCCTGGGAGATCAGCTCTCCCTGGCGTCCCCGGCACTTGACGGATTCGACCGGTCCCGCGACGCGGTCTGGATGGCAGAAGCATCCGGGGAGGCCGTCCACGTGTGGTCACACAAGGCGCGCATAGCTCTCTTCCTCAGTGCCATGCGACACTTCAGGGACTCCCTGCGTGCGCGTGACATCATGGTCCGTTACAGCGATCTTACCGATCCCGACAATACGGGCACGCTTTCCGGGGAACTGCGCCGCGCCATCGAGGATCTCAGACCGCGGTGCGTCGTGATGGCCGAACCCGGGGAATGGAGGGTGCGCGAGGAACTCCTGGCGGCCGTCCGAGAGGCGGGTGTAGACCTGCAGGTACGCCCCGATCGCCACTTCATCTGCTCCCTGGATGATTTCAACCGCCATGCGGAGGGCAGAAAGCAGCTCCGTATGGAGTACTTTTATCGCGAGGTCAGGCGGCGGACCGGCGCTCTGATGGAAGGCGACGGGCCGCGAGGAGGACAGTGGAACTTCGATACGGAGAACCGATCTGCCTTCGGTGAGTCGGGGCCCGAAAACGTTCCAGACCCGTTGGGCTTTCCCCCTGATGAAACAACGCGCGATGTCATCCGACTGGTGACGCAGCGGTTCAGCGACCACCCGGGGAGTCTACACCGGTTCGACTGGCCTGTAACGCCGGATCAAGCGTCCGCGGCGCTTCAGGATTTCGTCGCCAACCGCCTGTCTTTCTTCGGACCTTACCAGGACGCCATGTGGACCGGGCAGCCCTGCCTGTACCATTCGCGGCTGTCCGCGGCGATGAACCTGAAACTGCTCGACCCCCGGGAGGCGGTGGCGGCTGCGGAAAATGCACTCGACGCCGGCGCAGCCGATCTCCCTTCGGTGGAAGGGTTTATCCGCCAGATCATCGGCTGGCGCGAGTACGTCCGGGGCATCTACTGGCGGTTCATGCCCGGGTATCTCGACCGCAACGCACTCAATGCCGAAGCACCTCTGCCCAGGTTCTACTGGACTGGGGATACCGAGATGGCCTGTTTGCGTGAGGTCATCGGCCAGACACTGGAGTACGGCTATGCGCATCACATTCAGCGGTTGATGGTGACCGGGCTATTCGCGCTGCTTCTCGGAGTGGAGCCGCGGCGGGTGCACGAGTGGTATCTCGCCATCTACGTGGACGCCGTCGAGTGGGTCGAGCTCCCCAATGTGTATGGGATGTCACAATATGCCGATGGCGGCCTGATGGCATCCAAGCCCTACGCCGCCTCCGGCAAGTACATCCAGCACATGAGCAACTATTGCAAGACCTGCCGGTACAGGCCCGGTGAGCGTACAGGTGAAGATGCCTGCCCGTTCACCACCCTCTACTGGGACTTCCTGCTGAGGAACGGGCCTGCGCTGAAGGAAAACCCGCGCATGGCTCTGCAGCTGCGGAACGCGGCCCGGCTGCCGCAGGACGTATCGCGCGCGATCCGCAGCCGCGCGGACGAATTGAGGCGCAGGATGCTATAG